In Nocardia asteroides, a single genomic region encodes these proteins:
- a CDS encoding adenylate/guanylate cyclase domain-containing protein, with translation MESYLLGAERRFTRAEVAAQAGVTPETSRKLWSALGFPAGSDDDVEYTGLDVAAVRLFRDLTVFQSADPRVVAASARTLGQSMARLTEWQADLVTTEILARAARAEGASAESLREATEFTLDAFEELQRYTWRRHLAAAVTRSLDGSTGADHIRTLAVGFADMVGYTRLTRHLHPDELSTLLEAFESTAAAAVTDNGGWVIKNVGDEVMFAAETVLEAARIAVALQDSTMMVGGTPDLRVAIAYGPVLQRFGDIYGSTVNAAARLTGVARPGTTLIDDAAAAELVGEPEFSTQNLRSVRVRDFDRLRPHVLQSNQP, from the coding sequence ATGGAGTCGTATCTGCTCGGTGCCGAGCGCCGCTTCACCAGGGCGGAGGTGGCCGCGCAGGCGGGGGTGACGCCGGAGACGTCGCGCAAGCTCTGGAGCGCACTCGGCTTCCCGGCGGGCTCGGACGACGATGTCGAGTACACCGGGCTGGACGTGGCGGCGGTCCGGCTGTTCCGCGATCTCACGGTGTTCCAGTCGGCCGATCCGCGGGTGGTGGCGGCCTCGGCGCGCACGCTGGGGCAGAGCATGGCCCGGCTCACCGAGTGGCAGGCCGATCTGGTCACCACCGAGATCCTGGCCAGGGCCGCGCGCGCCGAGGGCGCATCGGCCGAATCGCTGCGCGAGGCAACCGAGTTCACCCTGGACGCCTTCGAGGAGCTGCAGCGCTACACCTGGCGCAGGCACCTCGCCGCCGCGGTCACCCGCTCGCTGGACGGCAGTACGGGCGCGGACCACATCCGCACGCTCGCGGTCGGCTTCGCCGACATGGTCGGCTACACCCGGCTCACCCGCCACCTGCACCCGGACGAATTGTCAACGCTGCTCGAGGCTTTCGAGTCGACGGCCGCCGCTGCGGTCACCGACAACGGGGGCTGGGTGATCAAGAACGTCGGCGACGAGGTGATGTTCGCGGCGGAGACGGTGCTGGAGGCGGCGCGGATCGCGGTGGCGCTGCAGGACTCGACCATGATGGTCGGCGGCACCCCGGACCTGCGGGTCGCCATCGCCTACGGGCCGGTGCTGCAGCGCTTCGGCGACATCTACGGCTCGACGGTGAACGCCGCGGCCCGGCTCACCGGCGTCGCCCGCCCGGGCACCACCCTGATCGACGACGCCGCGGCCGCCGAGCTGGTCGGCGAGCCCGAGTTCAGCACGCAGAACCTGCGCAGCGTGCGGGTGCGCGATTTCGACCGGCTGCGCCCGCACGTACTGCAATCGAATCAGCCGTGA
- a CDS encoding nitroreductase family deazaflavin-dependent oxidoreductase, with protein MVVVLVVVLALVAVVPLLLAVLWAGLRWQIPPVVKAVRQLNKRVTNRRVIGTAGSESSHTAVIVHVGRKSGREYSTPVDVVPAGDAFVIALPYGTTADWMRNVFAAGSATVGVRGERIAVDRPELVETAEVRALLPRGARVMLGVFGVRQCLRVHRVVPVHG; from the coding sequence ATGGTGGTCGTGCTCGTCGTCGTACTCGCGCTGGTGGCGGTGGTGCCGCTGCTGCTCGCGGTGCTGTGGGCCGGGCTGCGCTGGCAGATTCCGCCGGTGGTGAAGGCGGTGCGGCAGCTCAACAAGCGGGTCACCAACCGCAGGGTCATCGGCACCGCGGGCAGCGAGAGCTCGCACACCGCGGTGATCGTGCACGTCGGCCGCAAGTCCGGGCGCGAGTACAGCACCCCGGTGGATGTGGTGCCCGCCGGTGACGCCTTCGTGATCGCGCTGCCCTACGGCACCACCGCCGACTGGATGCGCAACGTGTTCGCGGCGGGCTCGGCGACCGTCGGCGTGCGCGGCGAGCGGATCGCGGTGGACCGGCCGGAGCTGGTCGAGACCGCCGAGGTGCGCGCGCTGCTACCCCGCGGCGCGCGGGTGATGCTCGGGGTGTTCGGGGTGCGGCAGTGCCTGCGGGTGCACCGGGTGGTTCCGGTTCACGGCTGA
- a CDS encoding TetR/AcrR family transcriptional regulator C-terminal domain-containing protein, producing the protein MPPRTPLTREHVLRAAVAFADEHGIGSLTMRRLGTLVGVEAMSLYNHVRGKSDLLDGMVDLVFAEIELPGADADWGDAMRARARSARSALARHRWAVGLMESRAAPGQATLRHHDAVIGCLRRAGFSLELTAHAYSVLDSYIYGFALQEAALPFDGGDETADVANRIMATLPTGDYPYFAELAEHHVLRAGYDHGDEFEYGLELILDGLRSRATPRTNTRMS; encoded by the coding sequence ATGCCCCCACGCACGCCGCTCACCCGCGAGCACGTCCTGCGCGCCGCCGTCGCCTTCGCCGACGAGCACGGCATCGGTTCGCTGACCATGCGCCGGCTCGGCACCCTGGTCGGGGTGGAGGCCATGTCGCTGTACAACCACGTGCGCGGCAAGAGCGACCTGCTCGACGGCATGGTCGACCTGGTCTTCGCCGAGATCGAGCTGCCCGGCGCCGACGCGGACTGGGGGGACGCCATGCGCGCGCGGGCCCGATCGGCGCGGTCGGCGCTGGCCAGGCACCGCTGGGCGGTCGGGCTGATGGAGTCGAGGGCGGCGCCGGGGCAGGCGACGCTGCGGCACCACGACGCGGTCATCGGCTGCCTGCGCCGCGCCGGTTTCTCGCTGGAGCTGACCGCGCACGCGTATTCGGTCCTGGACAGCTACATCTACGGCTTCGCGCTGCAGGAGGCGGCGCTGCCGTTCGACGGAGGGGACGAGACCGCCGACGTGGCGAATCGGATCATGGCCACCCTGCCGACCGGGGACTATCCGTATTTCGCCGAGCTCGCCGAGCACCACGTGCTGCGCGCGGGGTACGACCACGGCGACGAATTCGAGTACGGCCTCGAGCTCATCCTGGACGGTTTGCGAAGCCGCGCGACGCCCCGAACGAACACGCGCATGAGCTAA
- a CDS encoding alpha/beta fold hydrolase produces the protein MNVVARNRVAVSGRTGTPVVVLAHGFGCDQNMWRLVAPLLEPDFAVVQFDHVGAGGSDLSAWSAERYGEMRSYAEDVVEVCREIGLGPVIFVGHSVAATMGVLAAAAAPELFAGLVLLAPSPCFLDDPATGYRGGFSAADIDELLESLDANYLGWSGAAAPMIMGNPDRPELAAELENQFCRTDPTIASVFARVTFLSDNRGDLAAVRVPTLVAQCSNDAIAPREVGEFVHAEIAGSTLVTLNATGHCPQLAAPEETAAAIRAFVTGLDAPGGGPS, from the coding sequence ATGAACGTGGTTGCGAGGAACCGGGTAGCGGTTTCCGGGCGCACCGGCACCCCGGTGGTGGTGCTGGCGCACGGCTTCGGCTGCGACCAGAACATGTGGCGGCTGGTGGCCCCGCTGCTCGAACCCGACTTCGCCGTGGTGCAGTTCGACCACGTCGGCGCGGGCGGCTCCGACCTCTCCGCGTGGAGCGCCGAGCGCTACGGCGAGATGCGCTCCTACGCCGAGGACGTCGTCGAGGTGTGCCGCGAGATCGGCCTCGGCCCGGTGATCTTCGTGGGGCACTCGGTGGCCGCGACCATGGGGGTGCTCGCCGCCGCGGCGGCGCCGGAGCTGTTCGCCGGGCTGGTGCTGCTCGCGCCGAGCCCGTGCTTCCTGGACGACCCGGCCACCGGCTACCGCGGCGGTTTCAGCGCCGCCGACATCGACGAGCTGCTGGAGTCGCTCGACGCCAACTACCTGGGCTGGTCCGGCGCGGCCGCCCCGATGATCATGGGCAACCCGGACCGGCCGGAGCTCGCCGCCGAGCTGGAGAACCAGTTCTGCCGCACCGACCCCACGATCGCGAGCGTCTTCGCCCGGGTCACCTTCCTCTCCGACAACCGCGGCGATCTGGCCGCGGTCCGGGTGCCGACGCTGGTGGCGCAGTGCTCGAACGATGCCATCGCCCCGCGCGAGGTGGGCGAGTTCGTGCACGCCGAGATCGCGGGCAGCACGCTGGTCACGCTGAACGCGACCGGGCACTGCCCGCAGCTCGCCGCGCCGGAGGAGACCGCCGCGGCGATCCGCGCCTTCGTCACCGGGCTGGACGCTCCGGGGGGCGGGCCGTCATGA
- a CDS encoding PP2C family protein-serine/threonine phosphatase, whose translation MIGAAGEFGARHTRGAADAAEFSALLEDSTDDLYENAPCGYLSTLLDGQIAKVNTTLLDWLGYPREELVGRRYFNDLLTVGGRLYHETHFAPLLRMQGEVKGIALELRTADGERLPVLLSSVVKSGADGQPQLIRTTVFDARDRRAYEAELLRARREAERERERLQRVNTILQRTLLPPALEAVPGLDVAAHYHIASLDEVGGDFYDLFPQGPGRWGFFLGDVCGKGAGAAALTSRVRYTLRGAAVHDPEPDSVLSRLNRVMLDSHHPDDPRFCTVLYGQLTLGRDAAHIALAGGGHPAALLLRADGSAEFLPTAGGQLIGVLPEADITTVSTMLRPGDTLLLYSDGLIEARTGPADVYGEEALLAFVRDLAPVTATELVAALRGLLAELGGGVIDDAALLALHLLPAEVGQFVPMD comes from the coding sequence ATGATCGGCGCCGCCGGGGAGTTCGGCGCCCGCCACACGCGGGGTGCCGCGGACGCGGCGGAGTTCTCCGCGCTGCTGGAGGACAGCACCGACGACCTCTATGAGAACGCGCCCTGCGGCTACCTCTCGACGCTGCTGGACGGCCAGATCGCCAAGGTCAACACCACCCTGCTCGACTGGCTCGGCTACCCGCGCGAGGAGCTGGTCGGGCGGCGGTACTTCAACGACCTGCTGACCGTCGGCGGGCGGCTCTACCACGAGACCCACTTCGCGCCGCTGCTCCGGATGCAGGGCGAGGTCAAGGGGATCGCGCTGGAGCTGCGCACCGCCGACGGCGAGCGGCTCCCGGTGCTGCTCAGCTCGGTGGTGAAGTCGGGGGCGGACGGGCAGCCGCAGCTCATCCGCACCACCGTCTTCGACGCCAGGGACCGCCGCGCCTACGAGGCCGAGCTGCTGCGCGCCCGGCGCGAGGCCGAGCGGGAGCGCGAGCGGCTGCAGCGGGTCAACACCATCCTGCAGCGCACCCTGCTGCCACCCGCGCTGGAGGCGGTGCCCGGCCTCGACGTGGCCGCGCACTACCACATCGCCTCGCTCGACGAGGTCGGCGGCGACTTCTACGACCTGTTCCCGCAGGGGCCGGGGCGCTGGGGTTTCTTCCTCGGCGACGTCTGCGGCAAGGGCGCGGGCGCGGCGGCGCTCACCTCCCGGGTGCGGTACACGCTGCGCGGGGCGGCGGTGCACGACCCGGAGCCGGATTCGGTGCTCAGCAGGCTGAACCGGGTCATGCTCGACTCGCACCACCCGGACGACCCGCGCTTCTGCACCGTCCTCTACGGCCAGCTCACGCTCGGCCGGGACGCCGCGCACATCGCCCTGGCCGGCGGCGGGCACCCGGCCGCGCTGCTGCTGCGCGCCGACGGCAGCGCCGAATTCCTGCCCACCGCGGGCGGTCAGCTCATCGGGGTGCTGCCGGAGGCCGACATCACCACCGTCAGCACCATGCTGCGCCCCGGCGACACCCTGCTGCTCTACTCCGACGGGCTGATCGAGGCGCGCACCGGCCCCGCCGACGTCTACGGCGAGGAGGCGCTGCTCGCCTTCGTCCGCGACCTGGCCCCGGTCACCGCCACCGAACTCGTCGCCGCGCTCCGCGGCCTGCTCGCCGAGCTCGGCGGCGGCGTCATCGACGACGCCGCGCTCCTCGCCCTGCACCTGCTCCCGGCCGAGGTAGGTCAGTTCGTGCCGATGGATTGA
- a CDS encoding alpha/beta hydrolase produces the protein MRLALAGALGAAGLMGTAGGATAAPGARVVGAEQVNDRQQNVQVFSPAMNRPITVQVIRAAASTPRPTLYLLNGSGGGPNGSGWDAQTDAVGFLRDRDVNVVTPYGGSNSYYTDWIRADAVLGYNRWQTFLNEELPPVIEAYLNADGNRALAGVSMSGTSVLNLAIAKPGFWNSVASYSGCAQTSDPVGHEFVRITVENWGGGQSVENMWGPASDPLWRANDPLLNAEGLRGTAVYLSTGSGLPGPHDNAADPRVRDGRIPLPVQLAFGGPIEAAIRYCTINLTDRLRELNIPVTLDDRPTGTHSWGYWEDDLRTSWPFLAQSIGTN, from the coding sequence ATGCGCCTCGCCCTGGCGGGCGCGCTCGGCGCCGCCGGGCTGATGGGCACCGCGGGCGGCGCCACCGCCGCCCCCGGCGCGCGCGTCGTCGGGGCAGAGCAGGTGAACGACCGGCAGCAGAACGTGCAGGTCTTCTCGCCCGCGATGAACCGGCCGATCACCGTGCAGGTCATCCGCGCCGCCGCGAGCACCCCGCGGCCGACGCTGTACCTGCTCAACGGCTCCGGCGGTGGCCCGAACGGCAGCGGCTGGGACGCGCAGACCGACGCCGTCGGCTTCCTCCGCGACCGCGACGTCAACGTGGTCACCCCCTACGGCGGCAGCAACTCCTACTACACCGACTGGATCCGCGCGGACGCCGTCCTCGGCTACAACAGGTGGCAGACCTTCCTGAACGAGGAGCTCCCGCCGGTCATCGAGGCGTATCTGAACGCCGACGGCAACCGCGCGCTCGCCGGGGTCTCCATGAGCGGCACCTCGGTGCTGAACCTCGCCATCGCCAAGCCCGGCTTCTGGAACAGCGTCGCCTCCTACAGCGGCTGCGCCCAGACCTCGGACCCGGTGGGCCACGAATTCGTCCGGATCACGGTGGAGAACTGGGGCGGCGGGCAGAGCGTCGAGAACATGTGGGGCCCCGCCTCCGACCCGCTCTGGCGCGCCAACGACCCGCTGCTCAACGCCGAGGGGCTGCGCGGCACCGCCGTCTACCTCAGCACCGGCAGCGGCCTCCCCGGCCCGCACGACAACGCCGCCGACCCGCGCGTCCGGGACGGCCGCATCCCGCTCCCCGTCCAGCTCGCCTTCGGCGGCCCCATCGAAGCCGCCATCCGCTACTGCACGATCAACCTCACCGACCGGCTGCGAGAACTGAACATCCCGGTCACCCTCGACGACCGCCCCACCGGCACCCACTCCTGGGGTTACTGGGAGGACGACCTCCGCACCAGCTGGCCCTTCCTGGCTCAATCCATCGGCACGAACTGA
- a CDS encoding MarR family winged helix-turn-helix transcriptional regulator encodes MPDRRPDLAAMIVPLGRALMAAEQPVLDRHGISMWGYSVLLGLGAEPTHTQSALAKRIGADKTRIIPVLDELQRQGLIRREPDPADRRVNLVALTDAGRATRDRVQGDIQRAEETVLEPLAAADRSALLRALRVLYEANRNPD; translated from the coding sequence GTGCCCGACCGCCGCCCCGACCTCGCCGCCATGATCGTCCCGCTCGGCCGCGCCCTGATGGCCGCCGAGCAGCCGGTGCTCGACCGGCACGGCATCTCCATGTGGGGCTACTCGGTGCTGCTCGGCCTCGGCGCCGAACCGACCCACACCCAGTCCGCCCTCGCCAAGCGGATCGGCGCCGACAAGACCCGGATCATCCCGGTGCTGGACGAGCTGCAGCGGCAGGGGCTGATCCGCCGCGAACCCGACCCCGCCGACCGCCGGGTCAACCTGGTCGCGCTCACCGACGCGGGCCGCGCCACCCGCGATCGCGTGCAGGGCGATATCCAGCGGGCCGAGGAAACGGTGCTCGAGCCGCTCGCCGCCGCCGACCGGTCGGCGCTGCTCCGGGCGCTGCGCGTGCTCTACGAGGCGAACCGGAACCCGGACTGA
- a CDS encoding TIGR03086 family metal-binding protein yields MTTDSAVHPLAALDALAARTDLIAHHAAAVRTSVELVAGVRPADLRLPTPCADWTLHGLLTHSVAQHLGFAAAVRGDGDPAAWKVRPLGADPAGEYLAAAEAVLAAFAEPGVSARRVPLVEFGGEFSGAQAVCFHFVDYVVHAWDIARTLGLPVRFDDRVLAAAYEVAAVVPGGAARTAPGSAFGPEVPWSGADGLDRVVALLGRDPRWRGRPGLGLGSATTAWPPA; encoded by the coding sequence ATGACCACCGATTCCGCGGTACACCCGCTCGCCGCGCTGGACGCGCTGGCCGCCCGCACCGACCTGATCGCGCACCATGCCGCGGCCGTGCGCACGAGCGTCGAACTGGTCGCCGGGGTGCGCCCGGCCGACCTGCGGCTACCGACGCCGTGCGCGGACTGGACCCTGCACGGCCTGCTCACGCACTCCGTCGCCCAGCACCTCGGCTTCGCGGCCGCCGTGCGCGGCGACGGGGATCCAGCCGCCTGGAAGGTCAGGCCGCTCGGCGCCGACCCGGCCGGGGAGTACCTGGCCGCCGCCGAGGCGGTGCTGGCCGCCTTCGCCGAGCCGGGGGTGTCGGCGCGCCGGGTTCCGCTGGTCGAGTTCGGCGGGGAGTTCTCCGGCGCGCAGGCGGTGTGCTTCCACTTCGTCGACTACGTGGTGCACGCCTGGGACATCGCCCGCACGCTGGGGCTGCCGGTGCGCTTCGACGACCGGGTGCTGGCGGCCGCGTACGAGGTCGCGGCGGTCGTGCCGGGCGGAGCGGCCCGCACCGCGCCCGGTTCGGCCTTCGGCCCGGAGGTGCCGTGGTCCGGCGCGGACGGGCTGGATCGGGTGGTGGCGCTGCTCGGCCGGGACCCGAGGTGGCGCGGCCGACCCGGTCTCGGACTCGGTTCGGCAACGACAGCGTGGCCGCCGGCGTGA
- a CDS encoding DUF3052 family protein codes for MSASIAAVVRFGFRPGQVVREIGHGTDADEPLRAEVEAVTGTALTGGSTLRAPDILLVWWRGADGDLEDRLLSCAEAMAPRTRLWLLTPTAARPGHLDGQQVAAAAGRAGLAVVGRVEVSGDWQAVGMRLPEH; via the coding sequence GTGAGCGCTTCGATCGCGGCGGTGGTCCGGTTCGGCTTCCGGCCGGGCCAGGTGGTGCGGGAGATCGGCCACGGCACGGACGCCGACGAGCCGCTCCGGGCGGAGGTCGAGGCGGTCACCGGCACCGCCCTGACCGGCGGCTCGACCCTGCGGGCACCGGACATCCTGCTGGTCTGGTGGCGCGGCGCCGACGGCGACCTGGAGGATCGGCTGCTCAGCTGCGCCGAGGCCATGGCCCCGCGCACCCGGCTCTGGCTGCTGACCCCGACCGCCGCCCGCCCCGGCCACCTCGACGGGCAGCAGGTGGCGGCGGCCGCGGGGCGGGCCGGACTCGCGGTCGTCGGCCGGGTCGAGGTCTCCGGCGACTGGCAGGCCGTCGGGATGCGGCTGCCCGAGCACTGA
- a CDS encoding alpha/beta fold hydrolase — MVSARPDLVLLHGVVMSGAVWREVVPLLEPHHRVHTPTALGHRGGAAAVRRPARFADVVDDAERLLDGLGLDRPHLAGNSMGGWVALELAARGRAASVCALSPAGLWRADAAHSGAVRKLRRVVWLARATRPVAPPFLRIPAVRRLVLRDVAVRGDRLSAADAARTAADTAECAVAADLLGSDEALTACTPRCPVTVAWSEHDAILPVERFGPIARERLPLATFRVLPGVGHVPMIDDPNLVAATVLDSTHAG; from the coding sequence GTGGTCTCCGCACGCCCCGATCTGGTCCTGCTGCACGGTGTCGTCATGTCGGGGGCGGTGTGGCGCGAGGTGGTCCCGCTGCTCGAACCGCACCACCGGGTGCACACGCCCACCGCGCTCGGGCATCGCGGCGGCGCGGCGGCGGTGCGCCGCCCGGCGCGCTTCGCCGACGTGGTCGACGATGCCGAGCGGCTGCTGGACGGGCTGGGGCTGGACCGGCCGCACCTGGCGGGCAACTCCATGGGCGGCTGGGTCGCGCTCGAGCTCGCGGCCCGCGGCCGGGCGGCGAGCGTCTGCGCGCTCTCCCCCGCCGGGCTCTGGCGCGCCGACGCCGCGCACTCCGGCGCGGTGCGCAAGCTGCGCAGGGTGGTGTGGCTGGCGCGGGCGACCAGGCCGGTGGCGCCGCCCTTCCTGCGGATCCCCGCGGTGCGCAGGCTGGTGCTGCGCGATGTCGCCGTGCGCGGCGACCGGCTCTCCGCCGCGGACGCGGCGCGCACCGCCGCCGACACCGCCGAGTGCGCCGTCGCCGCCGACCTGCTCGGCAGCGACGAGGCGCTGACCGCCTGCACCCCGCGCTGCCCGGTGACGGTGGCCTGGTCCGAGCACGACGCGATCCTGCCGGTCGAGCGGTTCGGCCCGATCGCGCGGGAGCGGTTGCCGCTGGCCACCTTCCGGGTGCTGCCCGGCGTCGGGCACGTGCCGATGATCGACGACCCGAATCTGGTGGCGGCGACCGTGCTGGACAGCACGCACGCAGGCTGA
- a CDS encoding serine hydrolase domain-containing protein — protein sequence MRSLCVVVALLLVLAGCTADDSGGSAAGTSGPPAAGGDAARITDLIRGKVAAAGVTGAVFGVWRGDEQIVLGALGDSPVGVPAAADQRVRVGQPMEPMLSTVLFQLEREGVLALDEPIARWLPDFPRAAAITPRMLADSTSGVADYVTDPEFLRRFAANPIRPYTARELLDLANSRPPLFEPGTGWSYAHSDLVLLGEVLQHASGKPLGELIAQRITGPLGMADSAVVLTSEIAAPYLHGYTTERAVFEDSTFWNPTAFLHSGNMNAPVADIGRWVRALGTGELLEPAQFEAMMGPSTAGLGPFTTERYFAFGVVHLGEWLYMNPSYGGYDGVALYDTTSRTTVVVYTTDGPASDGNANSAIPIGTAVAGALVPERPPRLP from the coding sequence ATGAGATCGCTCTGCGTCGTAGTCGCCCTGCTCCTCGTGCTCGCCGGGTGTACTGCCGACGATTCCGGCGGCTCGGCCGCCGGGACCAGCGGCCCGCCGGCCGCCGGCGGCGACGCCGCGCGGATCACCGATCTGATCCGCGGGAAGGTCGCCGCGGCGGGCGTCACCGGTGCTGTCTTCGGGGTGTGGCGCGGCGACGAACAGATCGTGCTCGGCGCGCTGGGCGACTCCCCGGTCGGCGTGCCCGCCGCCGCCGACCAGCGGGTCCGGGTCGGGCAGCCGATGGAGCCGATGCTCTCCACCGTGCTCTTCCAGCTCGAGCGCGAGGGCGTGCTCGCGCTGGACGAGCCGATCGCGCGCTGGCTCCCCGACTTCCCGCGCGCCGCCGCCATCACCCCGCGCATGCTGGCCGACAGCACCAGCGGCGTCGCCGACTACGTCACCGACCCGGAGTTCCTGCGCCGCTTCGCGGCGAACCCGATCCGCCCCTACACCGCACGGGAACTACTCGACCTCGCGAACTCGCGCCCGCCGCTCTTCGAGCCGGGGACCGGCTGGTCCTACGCGCACAGCGACCTCGTCCTGCTCGGCGAGGTACTCCAGCACGCCTCCGGCAAACCCCTCGGCGAGCTGATCGCCCAGCGCATCACCGGCCCGCTCGGGATGGCGGACAGCGCGGTCGTGCTGACCTCCGAGATCGCCGCCCCCTACCTGCACGGCTACACCACCGAGCGCGCCGTCTTCGAGGACTCCACCTTCTGGAACCCGACCGCGTTCCTGCACTCCGGGAACATGAACGCCCCGGTCGCCGACATCGGCCGCTGGGTGCGCGCGCTCGGCACCGGCGAGCTGCTCGAACCCGCGCAGTTCGAGGCCATGATGGGGCCGTCGACGGCCGGGCTCGGGCCGTTCACCACCGAGCGGTACTTCGCCTTCGGCGTGGTGCACCTGGGCGAATGGCTCTACATGAACCCCTCCTACGGCGGCTACGACGGCGTCGCGCTGTACGACACCACCAGCCGGACCACCGTCGTCGTCTACACCACCGACGGCCCGGCGTCGGACGGCAACGCCAACTCCGCCATCCCGATCGGCACCGCCGTCGCGGGTGCGCTGGTGCCCGAGCGGCCGCCGCGGCTGCCCTGA
- a CDS encoding NAD(P)-dependent alcohol dehydrogenase has product MTETMRAVVQRGYGSPDDVLELTEIERPVPGAGEVLVRLHATSVNTPDWILVTGTPAVLRLGSGLRRPSAPVRGSDIGGTVAAVGPGVTDLAPGEAVFGSGWRNRAGGGAGTFAEYTVAPADQLLRKPAELPFAEAAAAVMSGITALTAVRDVIAAGPGTRLLINGASGGVGTFAVQIAARLGARVTAVCSGRNAEFARSLGAERVIDHTVEDYTRGAERYDAILDNVLNHPPAASARMLTPTGVYVPNSVGAGSRLLAGLPRMARAATLLRLTGTRVRTVTCVPNRENLAAVAEQLGSGEVTAIVERSYPLGEATSAVAHMLGHRARGNIVITL; this is encoded by the coding sequence ATGACAGAGACCATGCGCGCCGTCGTGCAGCGCGGCTACGGCAGCCCGGACGACGTCCTCGAGCTCACCGAGATCGAACGACCCGTGCCGGGGGCGGGCGAGGTGCTGGTGCGGCTGCACGCGACGAGCGTCAACACCCCGGACTGGATACTGGTCACCGGAACCCCCGCGGTGCTGCGGCTCGGCTCCGGGCTGCGCCGCCCCTCGGCTCCCGTCCGCGGCAGCGACATCGGCGGAACCGTCGCGGCGGTTGGCCCCGGCGTCACCGACCTGGCGCCGGGGGAGGCGGTGTTCGGGTCGGGGTGGCGGAACCGGGCGGGCGGCGGGGCGGGCACCTTCGCCGAGTACACCGTCGCGCCCGCCGATCAGCTGCTGCGGAAACCGGCGGAGCTGCCGTTCGCCGAGGCCGCCGCGGCGGTGATGTCCGGGATCACCGCGCTCACCGCGGTCCGCGACGTGATCGCCGCCGGGCCGGGCACCCGGCTGCTGATCAACGGCGCCTCCGGCGGGGTCGGCACCTTCGCGGTGCAGATCGCGGCCCGGCTCGGCGCGCGGGTCACGGCGGTGTGCAGCGGCCGCAACGCCGAGTTCGCCCGCTCGCTCGGCGCCGAGCGGGTCATCGATCACACCGTCGAGGACTACACCCGCGGCGCCGAGCGCTACGACGCGATCCTGGACAACGTGCTGAACCATCCGCCTGCCGCGAGCGCCCGGATGCTCACGCCCACCGGCGTTTACGTGCCGAACAGCGTGGGCGCGGGCAGCAGGCTGCTGGCCGGGCTGCCGCGGATGGCGCGGGCGGCGACGCTGCTGCGCCTGACCGGTACCCGCGTCCGCACCGTCACCTGCGTGCCGAACCGGGAGAACCTGGCGGCCGTGGCCGAGCAGCTCGGCAGCGGCGAGGTGACCGCCATCGTCGAGCGGAGCTATCCGCTCGGCGAGGCGACGTCGGCGGTCGCGCACATGCTCGGGCACCGGGCCAGGGGCAATATCGTGATCACGCTGTAG
- a CDS encoding response regulator, which translates to MTLRVLVADDQEIVRTGLVMILDAQPGIEVVGAAADGDLAVALARELRPDVCLFDIRMPRTDGIEATRRLAGPEVADPLAVVVITTFDLDEYVYAALRAGARGFLLKEAGPELLVQAIRAAANGDALIAPNITARLLAAFAGTATESAPAQPFSPLTAREEEILAAVARGRTNAEICAELHIGLSTVKTHIASLMAKLGARNRVEIVIWAYETGRR; encoded by the coding sequence GTGACGCTGCGCGTGCTGGTCGCCGACGACCAGGAGATCGTGCGCACCGGGCTGGTGATGATCCTGGACGCCCAGCCCGGCATCGAGGTCGTCGGCGCCGCGGCCGACGGCGACCTCGCCGTCGCGCTCGCCCGCGAACTGCGCCCGGACGTCTGCCTGTTCGACATCCGGATGCCGCGCACCGACGGCATCGAGGCCACCCGCAGGCTGGCCGGGCCGGAGGTGGCCGACCCGCTCGCCGTCGTCGTGATCACCACCTTCGACCTGGACGAGTATGTCTACGCCGCGCTGCGCGCGGGCGCCCGCGGCTTCCTGCTCAAGGAGGCGGGCCCGGAGCTGCTGGTGCAGGCGATCCGGGCCGCCGCGAACGGCGACGCCCTCATCGCGCCGAACATCACCGCCCGGCTGCTCGCCGCCTTCGCCGGCACCGCCACGGAATCCGCACCGGCGCAACCGTTCAGCCCGCTCACCGCGCGCGAGGAGGAGATCCTCGCCGCGGTGGCGCGCGGCCGCACCAATGCCGAGATCTGCGCCGAGCTGCACATCGGGCTGAGCACGGTGAAGACCCACATCGCCAGCCTGATGGCCAAGCTCGGCGCCAGGAACCGGGTGGAGATCGTCATCTGGGCGTACGAGACCGGGCGGCGCTGA